The Candidatus Neomarinimicrobiota bacterium genome includes the window CGCCCAGAAAGAACAACATCTCGTATAGAATAAACGGGCTACGGGCAATGAAATCTTTGAAAATCACTGCCCAGGGATACAGAAATACAAGCTCGATATCAAAGACGATAAAAATCAGCCCCACGACGAAATAGCGAACGCTGATGCGCGTGTGTGTTGGAGCTAATGGGTCGACTCCCGATTCGTAGGGCATTAGCTTCACCTTATCTTTCACCCGGGGTCCGACGATATGTGTGAG containing:
- a CDS encoding NADH-quinone oxidoreductase subunit A; protein product: MISDYLPVLFVFVLAAGFAVLMLVLTHIVGPRVKDKVKLMPYESGVDPLAPTHTRISVRYFVVGLIFIVFDIELVFLYPWAVIFKDFIARSPFILYEMLFFLGVLLFGYVYVWRKGVFEWE